The proteins below come from a single Argentina anserina chromosome 1, drPotAnse1.1, whole genome shotgun sequence genomic window:
- the LOC126795733 gene encoding protein SPEAR3-like isoform X2, producing MGSSYFGEPNMGNERGGGSSSSSSRKGKKGNSDKPKQPQRGLGVAQLEKIRLHGQMGYMNPYPTNNFITNQQVEDTRVQAATYSSSFATSQSSSSPSVSYGFQPNTMMGLGEYDQRANMKYGDSSHLNSTTPRWEASNAMLEPTQQFVQPRITTRHLLNPPALVLEDFHPKKIKKHRSNLMGSSSQNSESSESQEVDLELRLSL from the exons ATGGGGAGCAGTTATTTTGGGGAGCCAAACATGGGAAACGAGAGAGGAGGAGGATCGTCTTCTAGTTCATCAAGGAAGGGGAAGAAGGGTAACTCGGACAAGCCGAAGCAACCGCAGAGAGGGCTCGGAGTTGCTCAATTAGAGAAGATCAGATTACATGGCCAAATGGGATACATGAATCCTTACCCTACTAATAATTTCATCACTAAC CAGCAGGTGGAGGATACCAGAGTGCAAGCAGCAACTTATTCATCGTCTTTCGCTACTTCGCAGTCCTCTTCATCTCCCTCAGTCTCATATGGCTTCCAACCCAACACCATG atgGGACTTGGTGAATATGATCAAAGAGCAAACATGAAATATGGTGATTCTTCTCATCTAAATAGTACAACACCAAG ATGGGAAGCCAGCAATGCCATGTTAGAGCCGACACAACAGTTCGTGCAACCAAGGATCACTACTagacacctcctaaatccacCTGCATTAGTACTGGAG GATTTTCATCCGAAGAAGATCAAAAAACACAGAAGTAATTTGATGGGCTCAAGCAGCCAGAATTCTGAATCAAGCGAATCTCAAGAAGTAGATTTGGAACTCAGACTCTCACTTTGA
- the LOC126795733 gene encoding protein SPEAR1-like isoform X1 has translation MGSSYFGEPNMGNERGGGSSSSSSRKGKKGNSDKPKQPQRGLGVAQLEKIRLHGQMGYMNPYPTNNFITNQQVEDTRVQAATYSSSFATSQSSSSPSVSYGFQPNTMMGLGEYDQRANMKYGDSSHLNSTTPSRWEASNAMLEPTQQFVQPRITTRHLLNPPALVLEDFHPKKIKKHRSNLMGSSSQNSESSESQEVDLELRLSL, from the exons ATGGGGAGCAGTTATTTTGGGGAGCCAAACATGGGAAACGAGAGAGGAGGAGGATCGTCTTCTAGTTCATCAAGGAAGGGGAAGAAGGGTAACTCGGACAAGCCGAAGCAACCGCAGAGAGGGCTCGGAGTTGCTCAATTAGAGAAGATCAGATTACATGGCCAAATGGGATACATGAATCCTTACCCTACTAATAATTTCATCACTAAC CAGCAGGTGGAGGATACCAGAGTGCAAGCAGCAACTTATTCATCGTCTTTCGCTACTTCGCAGTCCTCTTCATCTCCCTCAGTCTCATATGGCTTCCAACCCAACACCATG atgGGACTTGGTGAATATGATCAAAGAGCAAACATGAAATATGGTGATTCTTCTCATCTAAATAGTACAACACCAAG CAGATGGGAAGCCAGCAATGCCATGTTAGAGCCGACACAACAGTTCGTGCAACCAAGGATCACTACTagacacctcctaaatccacCTGCATTAGTACTGGAG GATTTTCATCCGAAGAAGATCAAAAAACACAGAAGTAATTTGATGGGCTCAAGCAGCCAGAATTCTGAATCAAGCGAATCTCAAGAAGTAGATTTGGAACTCAGACTCTCACTTTGA
- the LOC126795733 gene encoding protein SPEAR1-like isoform X3, with amino-acid sequence MGSSYFGEPNMGNERGGGSSSSSSRKGKKGNSDKPKQPQRGLGVAQLEKIRLHGQMGYMNPYPTNNFITNQVEDTRVQAATYSSSFATSQSSSSPSVSYGFQPNTMMGLGEYDQRANMKYGDSSHLNSTTPSRWEASNAMLEPTQQFVQPRITTRHLLNPPALVLEDFHPKKIKKHRSNLMGSSSQNSESSESQEVDLELRLSL; translated from the exons ATGGGGAGCAGTTATTTTGGGGAGCCAAACATGGGAAACGAGAGAGGAGGAGGATCGTCTTCTAGTTCATCAAGGAAGGGGAAGAAGGGTAACTCGGACAAGCCGAAGCAACCGCAGAGAGGGCTCGGAGTTGCTCAATTAGAGAAGATCAGATTACATGGCCAAATGGGATACATGAATCCTTACCCTACTAATAATTTCATCACTAAC CAGGTGGAGGATACCAGAGTGCAAGCAGCAACTTATTCATCGTCTTTCGCTACTTCGCAGTCCTCTTCATCTCCCTCAGTCTCATATGGCTTCCAACCCAACACCATG atgGGACTTGGTGAATATGATCAAAGAGCAAACATGAAATATGGTGATTCTTCTCATCTAAATAGTACAACACCAAG CAGATGGGAAGCCAGCAATGCCATGTTAGAGCCGACACAACAGTTCGTGCAACCAAGGATCACTACTagacacctcctaaatccacCTGCATTAGTACTGGAG GATTTTCATCCGAAGAAGATCAAAAAACACAGAAGTAATTTGATGGGCTCAAGCAGCCAGAATTCTGAATCAAGCGAATCTCAAGAAGTAGATTTGGAACTCAGACTCTCACTTTGA
- the LOC126793410 gene encoding aldehyde oxidase GLOX1-like, translating into MKLFCILALFFASVIDAHWRGIPFVPNPLLAHQGFEFGFEHQHNKHDGGFHGIFGNDDSKDSKAAVGDQPNVEVQADAAVDVNQPQPDVVPDDQPNLAEAGGDAVPDAPAQPDFPVGNNMGTWDLLLEDSGVSVMHINLLQTNKVMFYDAAAFHISKIKLPNNDCIPWEDQSQKQFCDDWAHAVEYDIEKNTIRPLKVDTDPWCSSGGIMPDGRFISTGGWFKGIRSTRYFTPCTDGKCDFKTYPEALADKRWYATQITLADGRLFLVGGRGAYSYEYVLPEGQDNTNMIKSLFLDETTEMDENNLYPFVYQTSDPNNVYIFTNDRSILFNTKTNKQVKEFPKLPGGSRNYPASGMSVLLPIELKEQNPADIPLDVLICGGAPKDAFRKSMNEPREFVPALDDCAKMRITDPNPVWETDKMPTKRVMGDMLHLPTGDLLIINGAMAGSSAWYQAEEPNFTPHIYNPRFPKGQRFFNMAPSKIARLYHSTSAVLPSGKILVAGSNPNDRYLFAPDEKSKYLTEMRLEIFNPPYMDKALDIHRPVINADATDKKLKYGATFGVQFKLNEADKPTKNDIKLHMYAVPFTTHGYSMNQRMLVLAIKDFKPEGPGVYRLTALAPPSGALAPPGYYLLFPVHRGAPGAAVWVSINQ; encoded by the exons ATGAAGCTTTTTTGCATCCTCGCTCTCTTCTTTGCCTCTGTAATCGATGCACATTGGCGAGGGATTCCTTTTGTCCCCAATCCTTTGCTTGCACACCAGGGCTTTGAATTTGGCTTCGAACATCAACACAACAAACATGATGGCGGCTTCCATGGGATCTTTGGCAATGACGATTCCAAAGATTCCAAAGCAGCCGTCGGGGATCAGCCCAACGTCGAAGTTCAGGCCGACGCAGCGGTCGATGTAAACCAACCCCAACCAGACGTAGTACCGGATGATCAGCCTAATCTCGCAGAAGCCGGCGGTGATGCCGTTCCCGACGCACCAGCACAGCCGGACTTCCCTGTTGGCAACAATATGGGGACGTGGGACTTGCTTTTGGAGGACTCTGGTGTGTCTGTCATGCATATTAATTTGCTTCAAACCAACAAGGTCATGTTCTACGATGCCGCGGCATTCCATATATCGAAAATCAAATTGCCCAACAACGATTGCATTCCATGGGAAGATCAATCTCAGAAACAGTTTTGTGATGATTGGGCTCATGCAGTTGAGTATGATAttgagaaaaacacaattAGACCGCTCAAG GTTGATACTGATCCATGGTGCTCATCGGGTGGGATTATGCCCGATGGTAGGTTCATCAGCACCGGTGGTTGGTTCAAAGGAATTAGAAGCACTAGATACTTTACCCCATGCACCGACGGAAAATGCGACTTCAAAACCTATCCAGAGGCGTTGGCAGACAAAAGATG GTATGCAACTCAGATAACACTAGCAGACGGTAGATTGTTTCTTGTTGGTGGCCGAGGTGCATACAGTTACGAATACGTGTTACCAGAGGGACAAGACAACACTAATATGATCAAATCGCTTTTTCTTGACGAAACCACCGAGATGGACGAGAACAATCTCTACCCATTCGTTTACCAAACTTCCGATCCCAATAATGTCTACATCTTTACCAATGACCGCTCCATCCTCTTCAATACCAAAACCAACAAACAGGTCAAGGAGTTCCCCAAACTCCCCGGTGGCTCCCGGAACTACCCGGCTTCAGGCATGTCGGTACTCCTACCCATCGAGCTCAAAGAGCAGAACCCTGCGGACATCCCTCTCGACGTCCTCATCTGTGGTGGCGCTCCAAAAGACGCTTTCAGGAAGTCCATGAATGAACCACGAGAATTCGTTCCTGCCTTAGACGACTGCGCTAAAATGCGGATCACCGACCCTAATCCGGTCTGGGAAACGGATAAAATGCCCACAAAACGTGTCATGGGAGACATGCTGCACCTTCCGACCGGTGACCTCTTGATCATAAACGGTGCAATGGCTGGTTCCTCAGCTTGGTACCAGGCTGAGGAGCCCAACTTTACCCCTCACATATACAACCCTAGATTCCCAAAGGGACAACGCTTTTTCAACATGGCACCCTCAAAAATTGCAAGATTGTACCACTCCACCTCGGCAGTGCTCCCAAGCGGTAAGATCCTCGTGGCAGGCAGTAACCCTAACGACCGCTACCTCTTCGCTCCGGATGAGAAAAGCAAGTACCTAACTGAGATGCGGCTCGAGATTTTCAATCCACCTTACATGGACAAGGCCTTGGATATCCACAGGCCGGTCATCAACGCCGACGCCACAGATAAAAAGCTCAAGTACGGAGCAACCTTCGGGGTTCAATTCAAGCTGAACGAGGCAGACAAGCCTACCAAGAATGACATCAAGCTCCACATGTACGCTGTTCCTTTCACAACTCACGGCTACTCCATGAACCAGAGGATGCTTGTCTTGGCCATCAAGGACTTCAAGCCAGAGGGACCTGGTGTATATCGTCTCACAGCTTTGGCTCCACCATCCGGCGCGCTGGCTCCACCAGGGTACTACTTGCTGTTTCCGGTGCACCGCGGTGCGCCCGGCGCCGCTGTGTGGGTGTCGATTAACCAGTGA
- the LOC126784854 gene encoding probable xyloglucan endotransglucosylase/hydrolase protein 26 yields the protein MAILRAFLTGLCIIAFHQSLVDAKFSKSMYISWGQQHAAIQGNGEDVQLVLDQTSGSAVQSKRGFLFGSIEMLIKLVPKNSAGTVTAFYLSSTGSTHDEIDFEFLGNVSGQPYIIHTNIYTQGKGSKEQQFYPWFDPTADFHNYTIHWNPTSVVWYIDGLPIRVFRNYENEGIAYPSKQGMRVHSSLWNADNWATRGGLVKIDWTSAPFIARLRNFRARACKWDGPSSITQCAAATPANWWTSPIHKQLSSAKLGQLKWVRDNHMIYDYCKDTKRFNGNMPTECSKQQF from the exons ATGGCGATTCTCCGAGCTTTCTTGACAGGCTTGTGCATCATTGCTTTTCATCAAAGTTTAGTTGATGCAAAGTTTTCGAAGAGCATGTACATCAGCTGGGGTCAGCAACATGCTGCAATTCAAGGAAATGGCGAAGATGTCCAGCTCGTGCTCGATCAAACTTCTG GATCTGCTGTTCAGTCAAAGAGAGGTTTCCTATTCGGAAGCATTGAGATGCTGATTAAGTTGGTACCTAAAAATTCCGCAGGGACAGTAACAGCTTTCTAT CTATCATCAACAGGAAGCACACATGATGAGATAGATTTTGAATTCTTAGGGAACGTTTCTGGACAGCCTTACATTATACACACTAACATATATACACAAGGAAAGGGAAGCAAAGAGCAGCAGTTTTACCCCTGGTTTGACCCAACAGCTGATTTCCATAACTACACCATACATTGGAACCCAACTTCAGTTGT GTGGTACATCGATGGACTGCCAATTCGTGTGTTCAGAAACTACGAAAACGAAGGGATTGCTTACCCGAGCAAGCAAGGAATGAGGGTTCACTCCAGCTTATGGAATGCAGATAATTGGGCAACCAGAGGCGGACTAGTAAAAATCGACTGGACCAGCGCTCCATTCATAGCTAGATTGCGCAACTTCAGGGCCAGGGCTTGCAAGTGGGATGGACCAAGCAGCATCACTCAATGCGCCGCCGCTACCCCTGCAAACTGGTGGACATCCCCCATACACAAACAGCTGAGCAGTGCTAAGTTAGGCCAGCTGAAATGGGTCAGAGACAACCACATGATCTATGACTACTGCAAAGACACTAAACGATTCAACGGAAACATGCCTACTGAATGTTCCAAACAGCAGTTCTAA
- the LOC126784703 gene encoding uncharacterized protein LOC126784703 isoform X1: MVGDIEKMIAVGLVWGATNAIMRRGAILWDQALKSSSTQPQPNTPLHCNKLLTSLKSWLKLLSIWQYTIPFAVNLSTSATFFAILSHTPISLAVPVTNATTFAATAVFGLLLGEQTHLGLALLAVCVWGMSTSLQG, encoded by the exons ATGGTCGGAGACATAGAGAAGATGATTGCGGTGGGGCTAGTCTGGGGAGCCACCAACGCCATAATGCGACGTGGCGCTATTCTATGGGACCAAGCCCTCAAGTCCTCCTCAACCCAGCCGCAGCCGAACACGCCCCTCCACTGCAACAAGCTCCTCACTTCCCTGAAAAGCTGGCTGAAGCTTCTCTCAATCTGGCAGTACACGATCCCCTTCGCCGTGAACCTCTCCACCTCCGCCACCTTCTTCGCCATCCTCAGCCACACCCCCATCTCCCTCGCCGTCCCCGTCACCAATGCCACCACGTTCGCCGCCACCGCCGTTTTCGGGTTGCTGCTTGGGGAACAGACCCATCTGGGTTTGGCTTTGTTGG CTGTTTGTGTATGGGGGATGTCCACCAGTTTGCAGGGGTAG
- the LOC126784703 gene encoding uncharacterized protein LOC126784703 isoform X2, whose product MVGDIEKMIAVGLVWGATNAIMRRGAILWDQALKSSSTQPQPNTPLHCNKLLTSLKSWLKLLSIWQYTIPFAVNLSTSATFFAILSHTPISLAVPVTNATTFAATAVFGLLLGEQTHLGLALLAGLT is encoded by the exons ATGGTCGGAGACATAGAGAAGATGATTGCGGTGGGGCTAGTCTGGGGAGCCACCAACGCCATAATGCGACGTGGCGCTATTCTATGGGACCAAGCCCTCAAGTCCTCCTCAACCCAGCCGCAGCCGAACACGCCCCTCCACTGCAACAAGCTCCTCACTTCCCTGAAAAGCTGGCTGAAGCTTCTCTCAATCTGGCAGTACACGATCCCCTTCGCCGTGAACCTCTCCACCTCCGCCACCTTCTTCGCCATCCTCAGCCACACCCCCATCTCCCTCGCCGTCCCCGTCACCAATGCCACCACGTTCGCCGCCACCGCCGTTTTCGGGTTGCTGCTTGGGGAACAGACCCATCTGGGTTTGGCTTTGTTGG CTGGCCTAACTTAG